In Desulfocurvus vexinensis DSM 17965, the DNA window TGCGGCCCTGGTCGCGGCCCGGGACGTGCCCGCCGGGGCGCCGTATATCCTGTGCAACCGTAGCGGTCTGCCCGCCGATGCGCCGCCCGAGGCGTGGACGGTGGACTGGTCCAGCCCCGATGGGATGGGCGGGGAGGAGGTGGACAATGGATAGCCGTATCACCGTTGACCCCGCACGCGTGGCGGCGTTGGCCGCCGGTGCCCGGCGCACGGCGATCCTGGCCGAGCTGACGGTTCTGGACGCCGCCAGCGCCCGGCCCCTGCGCGCGGTGCTGGCGGCGCAGGTCGGCGGAGCGGAGCCCGACCCTGCGGACCTCGCCCGGCTCGCGGACCTGGAAGCCCAGGCCCAGGCCCTGCGCACCGAGCTGGCGGGGCTGGACGAAGAGCTTTCCTGAACATGAACCCGCGCAAACACTGAACCCGAGGAGACGACATGGCTGAGCAGTTCCTGCACGGCATCGAGGTCCTGGAGATCGACGACGGGACCCGGCCCATCCAGACGGTCAAGTCCAGCGTCATCGGCGTCGTCGGCACCGCGCCGCAGGCCGACGCCGCGAAGTTCCCCATCAACCATCCGGTGCTCATCACCGGCAGCCCGCGCCAAGCCGCGACCCTGGGTGCGGCAGGCACCCTCAAGGATGCCCTCGACGGCATCTTCGATCAGTGCGGGGCCATGGTCGTGGTCGTGCGTGTGGAGGAAGGTGCGGACGCCGCCGCCACCCGCAGCAACGTCATCGGCGACGCCGCGACCATGACCGGGGTGCACGCTTTCCTGGGCGCCCAGTCCGAGGTCAAAGTCACGCCGCGCATCCTGTGCGCTCCCGGCTTCACCGGCGACCGCCCGGACGATGCCGCCAATCCCGTGGTGGCGGAACTCCAGGGCATCGCGGAAAAGCTGCGCGCGGTGGTTATCGCTGATGGACCGAACAGCTCCGACACCGAGGCCATCGCCTACCGCGAGGACTGGGGGAGTGACCGCATCTACATCGTGGAGCCCTTCGTCAAGGTCTGGGACACCACTACCAACGCGGTGGTTGTGCAGCCCGCGTCCGCTCGGGTGGCGGGTAAGCTGGCCTGGATGGACAACACCCGGGGCTTCTGGTGGTCGCCCAGCAATCAGGTGCTGAACGGCATCGTCGGCACCGCCCGGCCTGTGCAGTTCAACCTCTCCGACTCCAACACCGCAGCCAACCTGCTCAACGAGAACGAGGTGACTACCATCGTGCATCGTGACGGCTACCGCCTGTGGGGCAACCGCACGACGGCCACGGACCCGCAATGGGCTTTCCTTTCTGTGCGACGCACCGCCGACATGATCTACGAGAGCATCGAGGAGGCCTTCCTTTGGGCCATGGATCGTCCGCTGTCCGCCAACCTGGTGCTGGACATCCAGGAAAGCGTGAACGCCTACCTGCGCCACCTGAAGGCCCAGGGTGCCATCCTGGGCGGCAAGTGCTGGCTGGACGAGGAGCTGAACTCCAAGGAAAGCCTCATGGCGGGCAAGTTGTACATGGACTTTGACATCGAACCGCCCGCGCCCATGGAACGCCTGACCTTCCGGGCGCACCGCGAGAACGGGTACTACGAGGAACTGGTCGACCATGTACTCACGGCCACCCCGCAGGAGGAAAAGGAATGATCCCCAAGAAGCTGAAGAACTTCACCGCGTTCGTGGACGGCGTCGGCTACGCCGGGCGCGTGGAGGAGATCGAACCGGTCAAGCTCAAGCTCAAGACCGAGGAATACCGGGGCGGCGGCATGGACGCCGCCGTGGACATCGACATGGGCATGGAGAAGCTGGAGACCACGCTGACCTTCGCCGAGTACACGCCCGAGCTGTTTACGCAGCTCGGCTTGGTCAACGGCGGCAGCGTTCCTCTGACCCTGCGCGGCGCCATTCAGGGCACCGGGGATGCCGAGGAGATCATCTACCAGGTGCGCGGCCTGTTCCATGAACTGGACCCCGGCACCTGGAAATCCGGCGACAACAGCACCCTCAAGGCGTCTGTGACTTGTACCTACGTCAAGCTGACCATCTCCGGGC includes these proteins:
- a CDS encoding phage major tail tube protein produces the protein MIPKKLKNFTAFVDGVGYAGRVEEIEPVKLKLKTEEYRGGGMDAAVDIDMGMEKLETTLTFAEYTPELFTQLGLVNGGSVPLTLRGAIQGTGDAEEIIYQVRGLFHELDPGTWKSGDNSTLKASVTCTYVKLTISGRVVVEIDVENMVRKIGGVDQLAGQRKALGL
- a CDS encoding phage tail sheath subtilisin-like domain-containing protein produces the protein MAEQFLHGIEVLEIDDGTRPIQTVKSSVIGVVGTAPQADAAKFPINHPVLITGSPRQAATLGAAGTLKDALDGIFDQCGAMVVVVRVEEGADAAATRSNVIGDAATMTGVHAFLGAQSEVKVTPRILCAPGFTGDRPDDAANPVVAELQGIAEKLRAVVIADGPNSSDTEAIAYREDWGSDRIYIVEPFVKVWDTTTNAVVVQPASARVAGKLAWMDNTRGFWWSPSNQVLNGIVGTARPVQFNLSDSNTAANLLNENEVTTIVHRDGYRLWGNRTTATDPQWAFLSVRRTADMIYESIEEAFLWAMDRPLSANLVLDIQESVNAYLRHLKAQGAILGGKCWLDEELNSKESLMAGKLYMDFDIEPPAPMERLTFRAHRENGYYEELVDHVLTATPQEEKE